A window of the Theileria parva strain Muguga chromosome 2, complete sequence, whole genome shotgun sequence genome harbors these coding sequences:
- a CDS encoding Ion channel family protein, translating to MISSNYFKFIGIVDELAGALITVFIIFATVRTCIRLPLSPLYSIAIQTSITFISFILINFNTIIFFLNKFFTVSYSTKGRLRTSKLISDRRRRIASKKLSENKNDKLSQPADLEVSEPLQEDYSSSLLSSQHSFLHKSSFYRSLTLRSDRPFIKYGSEDIGYKDKTFMTMGGRVFNVKGSISEEYPKETKLKRFVKCFRAWFQLHLVRTVLISKIWVISSLLITISWFAVWEWAAIYMDRDENDHNLFHWRMDAVPREYWYLESAFQIIFGITYIFSFYGIIDLTMTPAITEIIILVSHYHLENDGKQIHNFGLLFFGSLRFLRLFQTEYFISRSFTWISEFYTVFIGITASILALILSFSGLLFLLEAPRKDINFVKPFDFIYFSVATMATVGYGDFSPVTLTGRFLCVLFIILCVTIAATQSKRIKLSTAENTHKIGTGKITEEYIFFWGAISDWQLLTFCKCVYNTYQTSISNVVVASPLPLKYYETVYMAVTQNTGIKLIIFGGSSTFNTPSYISKLLFNSKHTVLVNDMDANLSPNFNEYIINDDRRAILIGMATLNISKPLGISLSIQLHGSEYKPLMSKSEFEDVFYNRDLKYRMFSSSVYCRGLFYLISSLFHSPTNISRSKVHVEEMCNLFLLTEQLNEEQPQTVNKTSTSSESVEISVYNIQKQMDELFRGMMFQLFKMKFPKSAYGSTFQEFGKYLYTERNIFLIGIVLSNNECVLNPVQYIIGENDEECYALVIAESLAEVVVASTAKYTPEEHEIKKPHSFANKKRSHSMSHLSFIRESGSLENLVKYRGIYSVHSYYYAQQNVFENHQFVLVCGWPYDLKVFLSYLLKDSSYNVVILAPSESVEEEEPWTLEEYCDKVVYMDGSPMDITYLTNAGIREASCIIVFNFHHTRDKGRRENLSKDSQVLFVNRLVHEIMDDEKDTKSTLNIILDVSHASCLEYVDPSLIVNVDVTSKDYVQNKCWENYGEFMSSYEIASGCIFVQDMFYSILAHSNSKSEYSVVHKSVESMLEGGRLETENYKINGGTITLENVPMTFYGRNFGMLFKYYLSSEQKICVGILRTYQIPFANNDLKQFIIVAPQQYLVIHPNDQVYVVTRSELSV from the exons ATGATATCTTCCAACTATTTCAAGTTTATAGGTATTGTAGATGAGCTTGCAGGAGCATTAATAACAGTTTTTATCATCTTCGCAACCGTCAGAACATGTATAAGGCTGCCACTCTCGCCCTTGTACTCAATCGCAATACAAACCTCGATAACCTTCATATCCTTCATACTAATAAACTTCAATACAATTATCTTCTTCCTAAACAAGTTTTTTACAGTATCATATAGCACAAAAGGAAGATTACGCACCTCCAAACTCATAAGCGACCGCCGTAGAAGGATAG CCTCAAAAAAGCTATCcgaaaataaaaatgataaattatcgCAACCGGCAGATCTGGAAG TCTCGGAACCACTTCAAGAAGATTATTCAAGTAGCCTACTAAGTTCTCAGCATTCCTTTTTGCATAAGTCGTCATTTTATCGCTCATTGACGCTGAGAAGTGACAGGCcttttatcaaatatgGGTCTGAAGATATCGGATACAAAGATAAAACCTTCATGACAATGGGAGGAAGAGTGTTTAATGTAAAAGGATCAATATCAGAAGAGTATCCAAAGG AAACTAAACTTAAAAGATTTGTGAAGTGTTTCCGAGCATGGTTTCAACTACATTTGGTAAGAACAGTGTTAATCAGCAAAATATGGGTCATTTCAAGCTTACTGATAACAATATCTTGGTTTGCAGTCTGGGAGTGGGCAGCAATATATATGGATAg GGATGAAAATGACCACAACCTGTTTCACTGGAGAATGGATGCAGTACCAAGAGAATATTGGTACCTCGAATCAGCTTTCCAAATCATCTTTGGAATAAC ATATATATTCTCATTCTACGGGATTATTGACCTCACGATGACACCGGCAATCACGgaaattataatactgGTCTCACATTACCATTTAGAAAATGACGGAAAACAAATTCACAATTTCGGACTTTTATTC TTCGGGTCCTTGAGGTTCCTGAGGCTTTTCCAAACAGAGTATTTTATAAGTAGAAGCTTTACATGGATTTCGGAGTTTTATACAGTTTTTATCGGGATCACCGCCTCAATTCTAGCATTGATTTTGTc GTTTTCGGGACTATTGTTTCTTCTGGAAGCACCAAGAAAGGATATTAACTTTGTGAAGCCATTCGATTTCATATATTTCTCAGTAGCGACCATGGCAACAG TTGGATACGGTGATTTCAGCCCGGTGACACTTACAGGCCGTTTCCTGTGTGTATTGTTCATCATTTTGTGTGTAACAATAGCCGCAACGCAGTCGAAGAGAATAAAACTATCAACTGCAGAAAACACGCATAAAATtg GAACGGGAAAGATCACCGAAGAATATATATTCTTTTGGGGTGCAATCTCAGATTGGCAACTCCTGACATTttgtaaatgtgtttataACACATACCAAACCTCAATTTCAAATGTAGTTGTAGCTTCTCCCCTCCCACTCAAATACTATGAAACTGTTTATATGGCAGTGACTCAGAACACTGGAATAAAACTGATCATCTTTGGTGGCTCATCAACGTTCAACACACCATCGTATATATcaaag CTCCTCTTCAACTCCAAACATACGGTTCTGGTAAACGATATGGACGCCAACCTCTCTCCAAATTTCaatgaatatattataaacgACGATAGAAGAGCAATTCTGAT CGGTATGGCAACTCTAAACATATCAAAGCCGCTGGGGATTTCATTATCAATACAACTCCACGGCTCAGAATACAAGCCACTGATGTCAAAATCAGAATTTGAAGAT GTTTTTTACAACAGGGATTTGAAGTATAGAATGTTTTCCTCTAGTGTGTACTGCAGAGGCCTGTTTTATCTGATTTCATCGCTATTCCACTCACCAACTAATATTAGTAGAAGTAAAGTCCACGTTGaggaaatgtgtaacttatttttattgaCAG AGCAACTCAATGAAGAACAACCTCAAACGGTTAACAAAACCTCTACATCATCAGAATCAGTGGAAATTTCAGTTTACAACATACAGAAACAAATGGATGAATTGTTTCGAGGAATGATGTTTCAGCTctttaaaatgaaattcCCTAAATCAGCATATG gaTCGACATTTCAAGAATTTGGAAAATATCTGTACACAGAAAGGAATATATTTCTGATAGGGATAGTGTTGTCAAATAACGAATGTGTATTGAACCCAGTTCAATACATCATAGGAGAGAATGACGAGGAATGCTACGCACTCGTAATTGCAGAGTCATTGGCAGAGGTTGTCGTCGCGTCTACAGCAAAGTATACCCCAGAAGAacatgaaattaaaaaaccACACTCTTTCGCCAATAAAAAGAGATCACATT CAATGTCACACCTGTCATTCATAAGGGAGTCGGGATCTCTGGAAAACTTGGTGAAGTATAGAGGTATATATTCAGTACATAGCTACTATTACGCACAACAAAATGTATTCGAAAACCACCAGTTCGTACTGGTGTGCGGTTGGCCATATGATTTGAAGGTTTTTCTAAG TTATCTGCTGAAGGACAGCAGTTACAATGTAGTAATCCTGGCCCCAAGTGAGTCCGTGGAGGAAGAGGAGCCGTGGACACTGGAAGAGTATTGTGACAAAGTGGTGTACATGGATGGATCGCCGATGGATATTACATATCTAACTAACGCAG GGATAAGAGAAGCATcatgtataatagtattcAATTTTCACCATACGAGGGATAAAGGAAGAAGAGAGAACCTATCAAAAGACTCACAAGTGTTGTTTGTAAACAGACTAGTTCATGAAATAATGGATGATGAGAAGGACACAAAGTCAACGCTGAACATAATACTAGATGTGTCACACGCATCATGTCTGGAGTATGTCGACCCCTCATTGATAGTAAATGTGGACGTCACATCTAAGGACTACGTCCAAAACAAGTGTTGGGAAAACTACGGAGAGTTCATGTCAAGCTACGAGATCGCCTCAGGGTGTATATTCGTCCAGGACATGTTCTACTCAATTCTGGCGCACTCTAACTCAAAGTCGGAATACTCCGTAGTTCACAAGTCGGTAGAATCAATGTTAGAAGGTGGAAGACTTGAGActgaaaattataaaataaatggaGGAACAATAACACTGGAAAATGTGCCCATGACATTCTACGGCAGAAACTTCGGGATGCTCTTCAAATACTATCTGTCATCGGAACAAAAGATATGTGTAGGCATACTGAGGACATATCAAATCCCGTTCGCCAACAACGACCTCAAACAATTCATCATCGTGGCCCCACAGCAATACCTTGTTATACACCCTAATGATCAGGTTTACGTCGTAACAAGGTCAGAACTGTCCGtttga